A part of Streptomyces sp. NBC_01210 genomic DNA contains:
- a CDS encoding trypsin-like serine peptidase, with translation MRSIRPLLAATGIAAALALTATACGPGEDKAADKPAASSPAADKGGADLPADLADKLKEHGVDLDKWKNGEWKNWEKDKWLREAKDFVNPVIEGLWKPKRMTTAKAPAKTLAAGDISGDQGVTDPEPRPVQAQAEKKPYHENAAPVGKVFFDSPEGTMVCSATVVKDPKNPGKSNLVWTAGHCVHAGQAGGWYRNIAFVPSYNDLGKSPAALENAQPQEIAPYGVYWADWVSTSGEWISQGGPTGGTGAPYDYAVLHVKPEKGTKSLEETVGNALDVNFDAPEAKSISAMGAWGYPAAPPYNGAIMHKCIDRPGRLSVAPGTPTMWRIGCTMTGGSSGGGWFANQPNGKPALVSNTSIGPVTSGWLAGPRLGAGAKQIYTAMSDKFAGQ, from the coding sequence ATGCGATCCATACGTCCGCTGCTGGCTGCCACGGGCATTGCCGCAGCCCTCGCGCTGACGGCCACCGCATGTGGTCCGGGCGAGGACAAGGCGGCCGACAAGCCCGCCGCTTCCAGCCCCGCCGCCGACAAGGGTGGCGCGGATCTTCCCGCAGACCTGGCTGACAAGCTCAAGGAGCACGGTGTCGACCTGGACAAGTGGAAGAACGGCGAGTGGAAGAACTGGGAGAAGGACAAGTGGCTGCGTGAGGCCAAGGACTTCGTCAACCCGGTGATCGAGGGGCTGTGGAAGCCCAAGCGGATGACGACGGCCAAGGCGCCGGCGAAGACGCTCGCAGCCGGCGACATCTCCGGTGACCAGGGCGTCACCGACCCGGAGCCGCGCCCGGTCCAGGCCCAGGCGGAGAAGAAGCCGTACCACGAGAACGCGGCCCCGGTCGGCAAGGTCTTCTTCGATTCGCCCGAGGGCACGATGGTCTGCTCCGCCACCGTCGTCAAGGACCCGAAGAACCCGGGCAAGTCCAACCTGGTGTGGACCGCGGGCCACTGCGTCCACGCGGGTCAGGCGGGCGGCTGGTACCGCAACATCGCCTTCGTGCCGTCCTACAACGACCTGGGCAAGTCCCCGGCCGCGCTGGAGAATGCGCAGCCGCAGGAGATCGCACCGTACGGCGTCTACTGGGCCGACTGGGTCTCGACCTCGGGCGAGTGGATCTCCCAGGGCGGCCCGACCGGCGGTACGGGTGCTCCGTACGACTACGCCGTGCTGCATGTGAAGCCGGAGAAGGGCACCAAGTCGCTGGAGGAGACGGTGGGCAACGCCCTCGACGTCAACTTCGACGCGCCCGAGGCCAAGAGCATCAGCGCGATGGGCGCCTGGGGGTACCCGGCCGCCCCGCCGTACAACGGCGCGATCATGCACAAGTGCATCGACCGTCCGGGCCGTCTCTCGGTCGCTCCCGGTACGCCGACGATGTGGCGCATCGGCTGCACCATGACCGGCGGTTCCTCCGGCGGTGGCTGGTTCGCCAACCAGCCGAACGGCAAGCCCGCCCTGGTCTCCAACACCTCCATCGGCCCGGTCACTTCGGGCTGGCTGGCGGGTCCCCGCCTGGGCGCCGGAGCCAAGCAGATCTACACCGCGATGAGTGACAAGTTCGCGGGGCAGTAG
- a CDS encoding diaminobutyrate--2-oxoglutarate transaminase family protein, whose product MAVTEPAPVALPAAHEGILRRQSLRESAARTYARSLPIVPVRARGLTIEGADGRRYLDCLSGAGTLALGHNHPVVLEAIRKVIDSGAPLHVLDLATPVKDAFTTELFATLPPQFADDARVQFCGPAGTDAVEAALKLVRTATGRSGLLAFTGAYHGMTAGALDASGGATDVRVTRLPFPQNYRCPFGIGGERGAELGARWTENLLDDSKGGVSTPAGMILEPVQGEGGVIPAPDAWMRRMREITAARSIPLIADEVQTGVGRTGAFWAVEHSGVVPDVMVLSKAIGGSLPLAVIVYRSELDAWQPGAHAGTFRGNQLAMAAGAATLAFVRENRLADRAATLGARMLGRLQGLAAAHPCIGDVRGRGLMIGVELVDPDAAAPDALVPPTAPALAAAVQQECLNRGLIVELGGRHSGVVRLLPPLTLTDEQAVAVLDRFADALADAERSMRHRTDNGQLH is encoded by the coding sequence GTGGCCGTGACCGAACCTGCTCCGGTGGCGCTGCCTGCCGCGCACGAGGGGATTCTGCGTCGGCAGTCGCTCCGCGAATCTGCGGCCCGTACGTATGCACGCTCGCTGCCCATCGTTCCCGTACGGGCCCGGGGACTGACGATCGAGGGAGCGGACGGGCGGCGCTATCTCGACTGCCTTTCCGGGGCGGGGACTTTGGCGCTCGGGCACAACCATCCTGTGGTTCTCGAAGCGATCAGGAAAGTGATCGACTCGGGAGCGCCGCTGCATGTCCTCGACCTCGCCACCCCGGTCAAGGACGCGTTCACCACCGAGCTGTTCGCCACGCTGCCACCGCAGTTCGCCGACGACGCACGGGTCCAGTTCTGCGGGCCTGCCGGCACCGACGCGGTCGAAGCCGCCCTCAAACTCGTCCGCACGGCGACCGGCCGAAGCGGCCTCCTTGCTTTCACCGGCGCATACCACGGGATGACGGCCGGCGCGCTCGACGCCTCGGGTGGCGCCACCGACGTACGCGTGACCCGGCTGCCCTTCCCGCAGAACTACCGATGCCCCTTCGGGATCGGCGGCGAACGCGGTGCCGAACTCGGGGCCCGCTGGACCGAGAACCTCCTCGACGACTCCAAGGGCGGAGTGTCCACGCCGGCCGGGATGATCCTGGAACCGGTGCAGGGTGAGGGTGGAGTGATCCCGGCCCCCGATGCCTGGATGCGCAGGATGCGGGAGATCACCGCCGCCCGCTCGATTCCGCTGATCGCCGACGAGGTGCAGACGGGCGTCGGTCGCACCGGTGCCTTCTGGGCGGTCGAACACAGCGGTGTCGTGCCCGATGTGATGGTGCTCTCCAAGGCAATCGGCGGCTCCCTTCCGCTGGCTGTCATCGTCTACCGGTCCGAACTCGATGCCTGGCAGCCCGGTGCCCACGCCGGCACCTTCCGCGGCAACCAACTGGCCATGGCGGCGGGCGCGGCCACCCTCGCCTTCGTGCGCGAGAACCGGCTCGCCGACCGCGCCGCGACCCTCGGGGCGCGCATGCTGGGCCGGCTGCAGGGACTGGCCGCGGCCCACCCCTGCATCGGGGACGTACGCGGCCGGGGCCTCATGATCGGCGTCGAGCTCGTCGACCCGGACGCCGCCGCCCCCGACGCCCTGGTCCCGCCGACCGCCCCGGCACTCGCCGCCGCTGTCCAGCAGGAGTGCCTGAACCGCGGGCTCATCGTCGAACTCGGCGGACGCCACTCCGGTGTCGTACGGCTACTTCCTCCTCTCACCCTCACCGACGAACAGGCCGTGGCCGTCCTCGACCGCTTTGCCGACGCCCTGGCCGATGCCGAACGCTCCATGAGACACCGCACCGACAACGGGCAGTTGCACTGA
- the hflX gene encoding GTPase HflX, with the protein MTSSSSPSQNEQSFADTRTESLRADALMEEDVAWSHEIDGERDGDQFDRSERAALRRVAGLSTELEDVTEVEYRQLRLERVVLVGVWTTGTVQDSENSLAELAALAETAGALVLDGVIQRRDKPDPATYIGSGKAQELRDIVLETGADTVVCDGELSPGQLIHLEDVVKVKVVDRTALILDIFAQHAKSREGKAQVALAQMQYMLPRLRGWGQSLSRQMGGGSGGGMATRGPGETKIETDRRRIREKMAKMRREIAEMKTGREIKRQERRRNKVPSVAIAGYTNAGKSSLLNRLTGAGVLVENALFATLDPTVRRAETPSGRLYTLADTVGFVRHLPHHLVEAFRSTMEEVGDSDLILHVVDGSHPAPEEQLAAVREVIRDVGATDVPEIVVINKADAADPLVLQRLLRIERHAIAVSARTGRGIDELLALIDVELPRPEVEIEVLVPYTQGGLVSRMHAEGEVLSEEHTTEGTLLKARVHEELAAALAPYVPATR; encoded by the coding sequence TCGCGGACACGCGCACCGAGAGCCTTCGGGCTGATGCCCTGATGGAAGAGGACGTCGCCTGGAGCCACGAGATCGACGGAGAGCGGGACGGCGATCAGTTCGACCGCTCCGAGCGCGCCGCGCTGCGGCGTGTGGCGGGTCTCTCCACGGAGCTCGAGGACGTCACCGAGGTCGAGTACCGGCAGCTGCGCCTTGAGCGTGTGGTGCTGGTCGGCGTTTGGACCACGGGGACGGTCCAGGACTCGGAGAATTCCCTCGCGGAGCTGGCGGCGCTCGCCGAGACGGCGGGCGCGCTGGTGCTCGACGGCGTCATTCAGCGCCGTGACAAGCCTGACCCGGCCACCTACATCGGCTCGGGCAAGGCGCAGGAGCTGCGCGACATCGTGCTCGAAACCGGCGCCGACACCGTCGTCTGCGACGGTGAGCTCAGCCCCGGCCAGCTGATTCACCTCGAAGACGTCGTCAAGGTCAAGGTGGTCGACCGCACCGCCCTGATCCTCGACATCTTCGCCCAGCACGCCAAGTCCCGAGAGGGCAAGGCGCAGGTCGCGCTGGCACAGATGCAGTACATGCTGCCGAGGCTGCGCGGCTGGGGGCAGTCGCTGTCCCGGCAGATGGGTGGCGGCAGCGGTGGCGGCATGGCCACCCGTGGTCCCGGTGAGACCAAGATCGAGACGGACCGGCGCCGGATCCGCGAGAAGATGGCGAAGATGCGCCGGGAGATCGCGGAGATGAAGACGGGCCGAGAGATCAAGCGGCAGGAGCGCCGGCGCAACAAGGTGCCCTCGGTCGCTATCGCCGGCTATACCAACGCAGGCAAGTCGTCTCTGCTCAACCGCCTCACGGGCGCCGGCGTCCTGGTGGAGAACGCACTGTTCGCCACCCTGGACCCGACCGTCCGCCGGGCCGAAACGCCGAGCGGCAGGCTCTACACCCTGGCCGACACCGTCGGGTTCGTACGGCATCTGCCGCACCACCTCGTCGAGGCCTTCCGCTCCACCATGGAGGAGGTCGGGGACTCCGATCTGATCCTGCATGTGGTGGACGGATCGCACCCGGCACCGGAGGAGCAGCTGGCGGCCGTGCGCGAGGTGATCCGGGATGTGGGCGCGACGGACGTGCCCGAGATCGTGGTGATCAACAAGGCGGATGCGGCCGATCCCCTCGTACTGCAGCGGCTGCTGCGTATCGAGCGGCACGCGATCGCGGTGTCGGCGAGGACCGGCAGGGGTATCGACGAGCTGCTCGCGCTGATCGACGTCGAACTGCCGCGGCCCGAGGTCGAGATCGAGGTCCTCGTGCCGTACACCCAGGGCGGGCTCGTCTCGCGGATGCATGCCGAGGGCGAGGTTCTCTCCGAGGAACACACCACGGAGGGCACGCTGCTCAAGGCGCGGGTGCATGAGGAGCTGGCTGCGGCGCTGGCGCCGTATGTGCCGGCGACTCGCTGA
- a CDS encoding trypsin-like serine peptidase: MRPIRPTLAAASIAAVLALAATACGPSEDNAGEKPSTPASQPTDGKITIPDDLKDRLKERGIDLDKWKNGEWKNWDKGKWLREAKDFVNPIIEGLWDPDRMRDADKPPEKPVDNDISGDKGVTDPTPAPVNAQAVKASYHSNAAEAGKVFFDGPEGSMVCSATVVKDPAHPGKSNMVWTAGHCVHAGKSGGWYRNIAFVPSYNNSAKPTATLEKAPKEQIAPYGVWWGDWAQTSEQWISQGAATGGQGAPFDFAVIHVTPEKGGTGKSLEETVGSALPVDFNAPAAPKIDNMTAKGYPAAPPYDGQKLFQCSDKPGRLSVKANEPTMYRIGCTMTGGSSGGGWVANGQDGKPALVSNTSIGPVAAGWLAGPRLGDEAKGVYNSVSKKFAGQ; this comes from the coding sequence ATGCGACCCATTCGCCCGACGCTGGCAGCGGCCTCCATAGCCGCTGTACTCGCGCTGGCTGCCACCGCCTGCGGTCCGAGCGAGGACAACGCGGGCGAGAAGCCGAGCACGCCCGCCAGCCAGCCCACCGACGGCAAAATCACCATCCCGGACGATCTCAAGGACCGGCTCAAGGAGCGCGGGATCGACCTGGACAAGTGGAAGAACGGCGAGTGGAAGAACTGGGACAAGGGCAAGTGGCTCCGTGAGGCCAAGGACTTCGTCAACCCGATCATCGAGGGACTCTGGGACCCGGACCGGATGCGCGATGCCGACAAGCCGCCGGAGAAGCCCGTCGACAACGACATCTCGGGCGACAAAGGTGTCACCGACCCCACGCCCGCCCCGGTCAACGCGCAGGCCGTGAAGGCTTCGTACCACTCCAACGCCGCCGAGGCCGGCAAGGTCTTCTTCGACGGCCCGGAGGGTTCGATGGTCTGCTCCGCGACCGTCGTCAAGGACCCGGCCCACCCCGGCAAGTCCAACATGGTGTGGACCGCGGGCCACTGTGTGCACGCCGGAAAGAGCGGCGGCTGGTACCGCAACATCGCCTTCGTGCCGTCGTACAACAACAGCGCCAAGCCCACCGCCACGCTGGAGAAGGCTCCCAAGGAGCAGATCGCTCCGTACGGCGTCTGGTGGGGCGACTGGGCCCAGACCTCCGAGCAGTGGATCTCCCAGGGCGCCGCGACCGGCGGCCAGGGCGCTCCGTTCGACTTCGCGGTGATCCACGTCACGCCCGAGAAGGGCGGTACGGGCAAGTCGCTTGAGGAGACGGTCGGTTCGGCGCTTCCGGTCGACTTCAACGCCCCGGCTGCGCCGAAGATCGACAACATGACCGCCAAGGGCTACCCCGCGGCGCCGCCGTACGACGGCCAGAAGCTCTTCCAGTGCTCCGACAAGCCGGGCCGGCTGTCCGTCAAGGCCAACGAGCCGACGATGTACCGCATCGGCTGCACCATGACCGGCGGTTCCTCCGGCGGTGGCTGGGTGGCCAACGGCCAGGACGGCAAGCCCGCCCTGGTGTCGAACACCTCCATCGGCCCGGTGGCGGCCGGCTGGCTGGCGGGTCCCCGCCTGGGTGACGAGGCCAAGGGCGTCTACAACTCGGTCAGCAAGAAGTTCGCGGGCCAGTAA